A window of the Arachis duranensis cultivar V14167 chromosome 5, aradu.V14167.gnm2.J7QH, whole genome shotgun sequence genome harbors these coding sequences:
- the LOC127747560 gene encoding zinc finger BED domain-containing protein RICESLEEPER 2-like: MDDEVVSETPVQASGSVDSSKRSNVWRFFKKIGKDRDGIKKAECNFCHHEYKIGKNPKTKNGYGTSHLSRHIVSCKSIPLNIRFDDDIEGLPTKIDQNVHRKKLAQAIAKHDLAFSFVEYEGIRDWINYISPTIIMPSRNTLVSDLQMIYSTEKEKLRQKMSRIPNRICLISDVWTASTTEGYICLTAHFVDENWRLVSKILNFCRMIPPHTGTDMEAVLFNSLKQWGLKVAAGALFKIRESVKYVKASDGRMMKFKDCVQQAEIEEGVGLKSDVPTRWNSTYMMLESAIKFEKAFDILSVVDEAYKDCPTNEEWSLAKKMCEFLEPFYETTNLISGSSYPTSNLMKMKFDKYWKDYSTVLAFGTILDPRLKLKFLRFCYKKLDPSTFELKANEVLEKFKRLYGEYINTFGGSTISQSSNQSPMSPEEGRLTKKSKMVMKEFREFDCETQTSKDKDELEIYLKEGLIHTNEDDLKYDVLNFWKINEDRFPTLSVMARDVLSIPITTVASESAFSIGGRVLTKYRSSTLHAHVQMLICTRSWLRGFVPNHDDDEIGEIHEEEVSTETMHPSQYS, translated from the exons ATGGATGATGAAGTTGTTTCTGAGACTCCTGTTCAAGCTTCTGGTAGTGTTGATTCTAGTAAAAGATCTAATGTTTGGAGATTTTTTAAGAAGATTGGAAAAGACAGAGATGGTATTAAAAAGGCTGAATGCAATTTTTGTCATCATGAAtacaaaattggaaaaaatccaaaaactaAGAATGGTTACGGGACTTCTCATCTGAGTCGTCATATAGTTTCTTGTAAATCTATACCCCTCAATATTAGATTTGATGATGATATAGAGGGTTTGCCAACTAAAATTGATCAGAATGTTCATAGAAAAAAACTCGCTCAGGCTATAGCAAAACATGATCTTGCGTTTAGCTTTGTTGAGTATGAGGGTATTAGAGATTGGATTAATTACATTAGTCCAACGATTATAATGCCTTCTAGAAACACTTTAGTTTCAGATCTTCAAATGATTTATTCAACAGAGAAAGAGAAATTGAGGCAGAAGATGTCTAGGATACCTAATAGAATTTGTTTGATATCTGATGTGTGGACAGCATCTACCACTGAAGGATATATTTGTCTGACAGCTCATTTTGTTGATGAGAATTGGCGACTAGTGagtaagattttgaatttttgtcgAATGATTCCTCCCCATACTGGAACCGATATGGAAGCAGTCTTATTTAACTCTTTGAAGCAATGGG GGTTAAAGGTGGCTGCTGGAgctttatttaaaataagagaGAGTGTGAAATATGTGAAAGCTTCTGATGGGAGAATGATGAAATTTAAAGATTGTGTGCAGCAAGCAGAAATTGAAGAAGGTGTTGGTCTAAAATCAGATGTTCCAACTCGATGGAATTCTACATATATGATGTTGGAAAGTgcaattaaatttgaaaaagcgTTTGACATCCTTAGTGTTGTAGATGAAGCTTATAAAGATTGTCCGACAAATGAAGAATGGAGCTTAGCAAAAAAAATGTGTGAATTTTTAGAGCCATTTTATGAAACTACAAATCTCATTTCGGGTTCATCATATCCAACatcaaattt AATGAAGATGAAGTTTGATAAATATTGGAAGGATTATAGCACTGTCTTGGCTTTTGGGACAATTCTTGATCCTCGATTAAAGTTAAAGTTCTTGaggttttgttacaaaaaactaGATCCTTCAACCTTTGAATTGAAGGCAAATGAAGTATTGGAGAAATTTAAAAGGTTGTATGGAGAGTACATAAATACTTTTGGTGGTTCAACCATTTCTCAAAGTAGTAATCAATCTCCTATGTCACCTGAAGAAGGAAGGCTTACAAAGAAGAGCAAAATGGTGATGAag GAGTTCAGAGAATTTGACTGTGAAACCCAAACTTCCAAGGATAAAGATGAATTAGAGATTTATCTAAAAGAAGGTTTGATTCACACCAATGAAGATGATTTGAAGTATGATGTGCTGAATTTTTGGAAGATTAATGAGGATAGGTTTCCCACTCTGTCAGTTATGGCCAGAGATGTTTTAAGTATTCCCATCACTACGGTAGCATCTGAGTCTGCATTCAGTATTGGTGGACGTGttttaacaaaatatagaaGTTCCACTCTTCATGCGCATGTTCAAATGCTTATTTGCACAAGGAGTTGGTTACGTGGATTTGTTCCAAATCATGATG ATGATGAAATTGGTGAAATTCATGAAGAAGAAGTGTCAACAGAAACGATGCATCCCtctcaatattcataa